A stretch of the Capsicum annuum cultivar UCD-10X-F1 chromosome 10, UCD10Xv1.1, whole genome shotgun sequence genome encodes the following:
- the LOC107845010 gene encoding protein DETOXIFICATION 46, chloroplastic-like has protein sequence MAEALVYQIRGLAWPALLVGWVAQSASLGMKDSWGPLKALVVVTVINGIGDIVLCRVFSYGIAGAAWATLVSQVVAAYMMIEALNNKGYKGFAISVPSTDELLQIFMNVGTVFLTMMSKVCVN, from the exons ATGGCGGAAGCTTTAGTTTACCAG ATTCGAGGGTTGGCATGGCCGGCACTGCTGGTTGGTTGGGTTGCTCAAAGTGCAAG TCTAGGCATGAAAGATTCATGGGGACCTTTAAAGGCTTTGGTTGTTGTTACTGTTATTAATGGCATTGGCGACATAGTCTTGTGCAGAGTCTTCAGTTATGGTATTGCTGGAGCGGCATGGGCAACACTTGTGTCTCAA GTTGTTGCAGCGTATATGATGATTGAAGCACTGAACAATAAAGGCTATAAGGGTTTTGCTATCTCTGTTCCATCAACAGATGAACTTCTGCAGATATTCATGAATGTTGGCACCGTGTTTCTAACAATGATGTCAAAGGTTTGTGTTAATTGA